The window acgtaatacatcatcccgcaactaactcattagtcactttgctttcaaggcttcttatgatgtgtattaccgagagggcccatagatacctctctgatacacggagtgacaaatcctgatctcgatctatgccaacccaacaaacacctccggggatacctgtagagcatctttataatcacccagttacgttgtgacgtttgatagcacacaaggcattcctccgatatacaggagttgcataatctcatagtcgaaggaatatgcatttgacatgaagaaagcaatagcaataaaactgagcgatcattatgctaagctaacggatgggtcttgtccatcacatcattctcctaatgatgtgatcccgttatcaaatgacaacacatgtctatggttaggaaaccataaccatctttgatcaacgagctagtctagtagaggctcactcgggacatggtatttgtttatgtattcgcacatgtatttaggttttcgatcaatacaattctagcatgaataataaacttttatcatgaataaggaaatataaaataacagatttattattgcctctagggcatatttccttcaggtgcggCACTGCCAGAGCGTCTTGAACCTGAGATTTTGGCCGTGCAAGTGAAATTCCTCCCTCATCAAAGATTTCATCGTGTGTGCGAGGgtgggttgctgctgctgctgctgggatAGAGGCAAGTGGAGGAGACAACATATGTTGACGTTGACTTGGTGGTGCTTCTTGAGTACCCGGTCACGAGCTCCGGGGTGAAAATCCTAGGTTTGGCCCTACTTGGTTATTCCTTGCAATGGCGGCGATTTTACGTCGTTACCATGTTGATGGCATTGCTCGGAGTTTGCTCGGACATGAACTTCAGGGTGAAAACCCACGATCTAACTTTCAAAGGTTGGATCCGGCGATGGCGGCGCTTATGTGTCgttcccttcttggaggcgttGCTTTGAAGAATCTTTTCATAGTCATTATGTTGTCAAGTGATAGTTGGTTTCCATGATTGTTCTCGTCTATCGTTGTTTGATCGCTTCAGGGTTTTTTTCTGCCAAAGCATAGCTTCGGTCTTTTGTGACTTTGCTATTTGCCGATGTgggtttttatttttttggtgttggctgtgtgcatcctagctatgtAGAGGCTGGGTGTTTACTCATTGTGATTGTATCCGCTTGATGCTTCATTACGAGTAAATAAAAATGCCCTTtatcaaaaaaatcgtcaaaataaTCGTTAGTATGACAATTTTAGCCTAAAATAACACTCTAGCAAAGTCCTTGTATGGCTCAGCTCTCGGTCACCATATATTATGGATGTCGCTCCATAATAGACCTCGTAGCCTCCATATATGAAAGCTAGGGAGGGCCAGTGTGGAGCTCGCTCCATACCCCCAGCCTGAGAGGAAAgttttaccttctttctcctcgcagCACGAACGGTTTTTGAAGCTACGCGGCCTTTCACGCACCATGGGCGACAGACACCTAGGTCATTAATGCCACACCCTTGGATATGGCGACCCGTGCAACCCTAGCCACACGAGAGGGGGGGAGGGGGTAGGACCATGCCGCCACCGATGCCCGTTGTGCGGGCTTCGCCGGGGAGCACTCACCAATGGCGACGAGGAGGTGGGAGGTGGCGGTGGTGCAAGCCAGTCGGTCACGGGAGCGACATATGGCCTATTCCTTCATTCATTTTCTCGCTCTGgatataacacacacacacacacacacacacacttgcatGCCACTACTGTAGTACTCATACAGTGTTAAGATATCTTATATGGTGCTATCTCCCAAAAATGTGATTAGTTTTTTTTTTCATCCTTGCTTGTATCGATTGAAAAGGGATATTAACAATTAATCTCTACTCCATTTCCTTGTCGTGGAACTATGCCTCCAGCAATGATAGCTCACTTAACAAGCTAAGGGAAACTCCAACGAAGATCACCAGATCATCCCTAAATGTTTGAATCGGATTGTCCGGGCATTTTTTGCCATCCAACGCCGGGCATCAAATTTGTTCAGACCGTTGTAGATATCTGAAAtctcacaaaacaaaacaaaacatatGGGAGGTTTGCGGACGTCCAAAACTCCGTTACATCGGACTCCAACATGCCCGACCCATCCAAAAAACCCACCTAGAGCCCGAACATTTGAACATTCCCACCACAACCTTCGCCTCGATCGTCACCTCCCCCACCCCATCATTCGGTCGTCCATCGCCAAGATGGAGCCGCCTCTAGTGGACCTGGCGGAGACGATCTTCGTCCCACTAGAGTCAGAGGACCCGATGGTGGTGGACGCCCCAAGGCAGAAGAAGTCGGTGCACCGGCGGCCAGTCAGGGCAGACCTCATCCAACAAAGCACGCTACCACCCTGGTGCCGCGCCGAGTAATTGATGATGTGGCCGCCCCAGCCGCAACCGCCCTACTACTATGCCTTCCAACACCATAGACCGTAGCAATCGCCACAACAATTCGTGTTATCACTCACCTCTAGCCATCAAGTCTCATTTTCCGTCGACCTCAACACTGACTACGTCTTCATGGAGTCGCAATCGCCGGGGCTTGTCCGGTTGTGAATGCCGATGGTGAAACACGTGTCCGTCGGTGCCCATTCATTGTTTGCCAGAATGCCTCGTCCAAGCGGGACGATGATAGATGATGAGGCAATGGTGAACATTATCCATGACGGAGGCAGCTACGAATATGAAAACTACTGGATGACTCCCAGCCAAAGGAACAACCGAAGTCAGACACCTTGCAACCGAACATGGATCCGGAGGAGCACTGGCCGCCTGGTGCTGACCCAAAGAATAAGCAGGTGGGACTTAATTTCTTCCCAAAGGAGGATGGATTGGTGTGTGAGGCATGATTGGCCAGTTGTATCAATCCGTTCAAGGGTACGGAGCAAAGGGGTGTGACGTTTTGCCAAAGCTTGCACACTTGGTTTCACAAGCAAAAGTACTACGATCCCAACCCCGCAACAGTGATCCACCAACGCAATTTGATGTTGTTCACCCATCGATGGTACAACATTCAAAAGGTCGTCAACAAGTTTTGCAGTTGTTACAAACAAGTGAAAACCGATGGCCAAGTGGCGTCGGAATCCAAGATCTCGTAAGTTTTGTTGTTTGTTGCTCTATGCATTGGTCATTTTAGTGATTTTATAAATGTTGCACCTTGTTGACCATCCATTGTGTTTCTTTGCCAACCCGTACCTGCATTCGTtataccacaagaccacaagatggAGAAGAATTACTTCATCTATatgcattgttggttgaagttgaatgTGCATAGCTAGTGGATCGACATGATTGTAAATTCCGTCAAGATCTCCATGGTCACTGAAGATGAAGGTGGTGATCCAACCGTTCAAACACAAGAAGGGTTTGCTGCGACCAATAAGGTGATTAGAGACccggggaggaggagaaggagaaggggcggcggccaagatgATGGAGGAGTTTGATGACATCATGGCTAAGAAGGAAATAGGCAAAGAGGTTTTGCATCTTCATAGAGATGCAAGACAAGAATCTCAACCTCCAAGACAAGAAGTTTGAGATTAAGGCTGCTTCAGAGGACTTCAAAATGCTTCGTGAAGACGTCAGACTTGGTCTCGATGCATGAAAGATCGTCCAAGCCTATCGTGCGCACATATTGAAGCACTTCACGGAAAGGGAGGAGGCTGGACTAGGCAAAGAGTGGGTGCCTTTTCCATGGACAATCAGGCTAGGACCCGAAGAAGGAGCTCATTGGCACAGACAACCGAACTAGCAACTTTGGGTTCGattggatgtaaaaaattactgaACATCCAAAGTCTTTTTGTTGTGATTGCATATGTTTATAATCTATATGCTTGTCAAATAGAGAAGGTCGGATCAGGGACGGACATTTGATGACTTTGGCCAGATGGCCTCCGCCCCTATTTCTATCGGCAAACACCTGAGGATGTTCATTTGGTGAACCGTGTTGGAGTTGCCCTAACCCCACCCGCAGCGGCAGGGCCAAACAGCTCCCAGCCTCCCACACACACAGGCTGCCAAAATCACCAGCCCAGTCACTGGAGGGCAGTGCCCAGCAATTGAGCGCTCGGTTGTCAACTTGTCATGGTCGCAACCAGAAATGCTGTAGCATTGGTTCACGGCCGGAGCGGTCCCTGTATCAGCGTGTCACTGTAGGTGTCGTCTCAGCAGTAGCTAGATGGAGACACGGACGATCTCTCTTCTCACGTGTCGGCTGGAACCGGAGCGACTGATTCTCGTTTTCCGATTTTCCTGGCTGAGAGCCGAGAAGACTGTTGCCGAAGTAAAATGTTAACCCGACGAATCGACCTCGCCATGCGTCACCAACGTCTTCTCACACCGCAGGATAAGGATGAACATGAATTTTCTTTTCTTTACGATTAGAGATTCTTCTAAGTAGCTGTCGCATCTTGCAAACGAATCCCATTACGGCACAGCATTGGAAACGCATCAACCAAAAGCATCATATGAGGGCGAACAAAAGCGCACTGGAAGAGCAAATGCAAAGGGTGCGACTCCCGGAGACTTCTCCACCGATCCCAAAAGGTTTCTCTCCTTTTTACTGTGGGGCGCTTGTGGGATGAAACAATTTGCTCATGTGCGGCTATCAATCCACCAAGCAGCCACGTAAGTGGAAGTCCACACGGCAGAACGAATAGTGATGGTACAATTCCGTGGGCCGCATGCCACACGCACCACAAGCTTTTTCAGTGAGAACCAGATAAATTAGCGTGACAAACAATCTTTGAACGCTAAGCTACCATGTGATGTTCCCCTTGAAGCTTTCGATGTTATTGTCGCTGTCATCGTCAAAAAAGTGGGCAGATTACCCAGGGCCAGGGTAGAAGCTCACTTGATCTTAAATCCAGATTTCAGGTCAACCACATTCCAAATATTTGCAGCCAGATTCTCCGCCTCTCCAGTGTAAGAGTGTGGTGTTAACTTCAAAAGACTTGACTGCGCATCCTCCGGCAGGTCAAGACCTTCAATGAACTTGCGTATGCTGTCTTTGGTTACAGCCTGGCCTCTAGTCATTTCCTTCAGTTTCTCATAGGGTTCGGGGATCCCATACCTTCGCATCACCTACAGAGGTCAACGATAAAATTACGATTTGcctcgcagcagcagcagcaaagcctttagtcccaaacaagttggggtaggcatgATTTGCCTCGAGTGAAAATAATAATTGTTTTGGCTTTGACCACTTGAGAATACCACTGCAGGCTTAAATAATAAACATAGTGGTGTATTTGCCTAAATGCCATACTGGGGCATGATCACACAATAAGCACCTAATCTAGTCACTTTTTTGACAAAGTAAAGTATCTCAAGATCCATACAAACTTCATAAATATACTAGCCTAACAAACTCCATGCAAGCATAGCACAATCACAAATCAGACTGAAGGGAGGATGAACAGAACAAAGCAAATCTTACAGTCTGTATTGGCTCTGCAAGGACTTCCCATGTTTGCTCCAAGTCCTCATCCAAACGGACTTTGTTCACCTGTACCACAACCAATTGGGCAAAACAATAATGAATCAGCAGATATAACCTAGGCATCTGAGGTTACTGATAATTGCATACTAAATGTAACAAAAGtattactccctccaatccatattacttgtctttgatttgtctagatacagacacgttttagtgttagatTATGATTTggagtaatatggatcggagggagtatatatttggTTCCATTTTTTTGTGTAACTACTAAGTAATCATAACTCATAAGTAACAGTTAGGTAATATCCAAAATACTGATCGGACAAGGTTTTAGATGCAGAAAGATTCGAAATATTAACAAGGTCTGTCATTATTTATGCGTCTATGTTCAGAACGatatttcaaaaaattatatcaattcATACATGTTGATGTCCTGTTAGAGTATAATAGCGTCTTAAAGAACATAGTCTCCTTTCATTTGTAACCAacaaacattccaaaatttagattaTCTGAATTCAGCCAAATAAACATCATTCAAGTACCTCACAAATTGCAGTTCCATGCTTACatacctccgtccggaattacttgtcacggaaatggatagaaatggatgtatctagaactaaaatacgtctagatacatccatttctgtgacaagtaattcggGGCAGAGGGAGTATCGAGTTATATAGGGAGCAATCGTCCAGTGGAAGGCCTTANNNNNNNNNNNNNNNNNNNNNNNNNNNNNNNNNNNNNNNNNNNNNNNNNNNNNNNNNNNNNNNNNNNNNNNNNNNNNNNNNNNNNNNNNNNNNNNNNNNNNNNNNNNNNNNNNNNNNNNNNNNNNNNNNNNNNNNNNNNNNNNNNNNNNNNNNNNNNNNNNNNNNNNNNNNNNNNNNNNNNNNNNNNNNNNNNNNNNNNNNNNNNNNNNNNNNNNNNNNNNNNNNNNNNNNNNNNNNNNNNNNNNNNNNNNNNNNNNNNNNNNNNNNNNNNNNNNNNNNNNNNNNNNNNNNNNNNNNNNNNNNNNNNNNNNNAGGAGGGAGAGGGCTGAATGGCTACAAAATTAAATATGAGGAGCTAAAAGGACCAAGTCTTAAGACACCTACCTCTAGCTTCTTGATTCCCTGCATTGTTGCTTTGTAAGCCAAGAGTGAATGCCCTAATCCAACACCCAAGTTTCTCAAAACAGTTGAATCTGTGAGATCACGCTGTCATTGATGTACCATGGCAGTTCATTAGTTCAAGATACCAATACTTCAATAGAATCTAAATACAATGATTAAGTTGTTGTCTGGCATGGGTATTCAACATCCAAATAACACAATTTAATTCAGTTGCTGACGAATGAAGAAGGGGAAATTCAAGTGTAGAAGTGATAACATTACCTGCAACCTTGATATTGGTAGCTTCATACTTAAAGTACATAAAAGACCATTCGACACGCTAAGATTGCCTTCACTATTTTCAAAGTTGATGGGATTGATTTTGTGAGGCATGGTGGAGGATCCAACTTCACCAGCCTTTGGTATCTGAAACAATATGGGGGAATGCGGAGTAAGTTGAAATGGAGACAATAAGTCAATATGAGTAGGTTCTTTCTCGCAGTATCAAATCAAATTCTTCGACGATAGTCTACTCTTCATAGCTTTACCTGCTTGAAGTAGCCTGCTGATATGTAAGACCACATGTCTCTGTCAAAATCAGTCAAGACAATGTTAAACTGGACAAATAGATTGAAGAGCTTTGAGATATAGTCATGAGGTTCAATCTGCAAAGAGAATAAATACTGCATCAGAACAAATAATGCTGATAGAAATGTAAATAGTAGTTTAAGCGAGTGCCATAGGCTCATCATACTGCCAGTGCGTTCTGACACAAGTCATATCTCCACAGAAAAAATGATTCCCAAGATGTAAAAATGTAAGGAACAATGAAGTGACAATGTAGTGAAAAAACAATCACCTGAGTAACGTAAGGATTGAACTCCAAACCTAAGGACCTGACAAACTCTTCTGTCATCTTAGGCCAGTCAATTTCCGGATATGCAACTACATCAGCATTGTAATTTCCAACAGCGCCAGCAAATTTCCCTAGTATCTTAACCTCAGAAAAACTCTTCCCGATATCAGATAATCTGGCTGCAAAATTTGCCATCTCTTTTCCCAGAGTTGTTGGTGATGCCGGCTACAAATGGGAAGCTGAAAATTTTAAGCTAGTATTCCAGGCATATCAGCAACAAAAGGCTAGATCTTGGCATCTTGCTTGAGCAGTCCATGTCAGGAAAATGGAAGCCTCATGTCAATGAACAGTGTTGTCTATTAAGTTCGACTATTACATATAGACCATTGTGCTAAACTGCTAAACTCTGAACTGCAGCAATACTGAATAAAGTTTTTCACCTAATATTTTTAGCAAaagtggtttatttatagaatatgGTAAAAACAAAGAGGATATTTGTCCAAAAAAATGAAAGAAACAATTACACAAGGTTTAGGCCAGAAACAATATGTAACGGTAGGATCGATTTTATTCCTATTTGCCGTTTTAAAAGAAAGTTAAATTTCTTGTCAACTCAACCCCTATCGACTTGGGAGTTAGGAACAGCAGACTTTTGAATTTGCTCCATTCTTTGTATGCTGTGCAGGAGTTATATCTATTCATGCCCTCTTATTGCAGCAATAGCAAGCAAATATAACAAAGCTCGAGTAAGTTTTTGTAGCACATGTTACATAATAGAACAGTTGAGTCACACATGGTCAAATCTACTGCAAAACAAGCACCAAACTGACTCAAAAGGATTAGCACATATGAATATGAAGAAACAATAATTCAGATATTCATTAATCTCACACTATTACATACACAAGCATATATTAATAAAGATATTCAAAAGCTAAAAGGTGGCTCTAAATACCTGTCCGTGAGTTTTAGACAGCAAAGGGACGTGTGCATTTTCCGTTGCCAAGGAACATATTGCACTGCATACATCGATCATCACAGGGAACATAATTGTGTTTACCCCCTCTTTTAGAGCTAATGCATGTGACAAGTtgttgatatcttcagaagtgcatcCAAAATGGAAGAATTCCAAAACCTGGGAAAACATGATCAGAATGATAGTTGACTTCACTAAGGAAAGTGAACACACACATATCAACATCTGCCTTCAAAAATGAAAATCAGCGTATACCTTTGCAACCTCTGGATTTGAGCTGCATTTCTGCTTCAGATAGTACTCAACAGCCTTCACATCGTGGTTAGTTATTTTCTCAATTTGTTTCACCTCTTTAGCATCATTGATGCTAAAATCTTGGATGATTGCATCCAGAAATAGTTGGGCCTCCTCACTAAACGGCGGCACCTCCTTGACCTCAGGAATTTGAGAAAGCTTCAGCAACCATCTGACCTACAGAACTAAAAACCACTTCATTTACGTAGCATTGACCATGGCACACTAGCAACCGAACATATCCACACGAGTCAAGATTATACAGACATGGTAGATATAATATAATACACGCACAGTGCGGATGCTATTCGAAGAGCCGAACCTCGACTAAGACGCGGTATCTGATGAGGCCGAACTCACTGAAGAAGGGCATCAAGTCCTTAATAAATCTGAAGTATCGGCCGTCCAGAGGTGATAGCGCCATCATACAGAAAGTGTCCAGGTCTGTCGCTTGCTCCAGCTCCCCCACCGACCTCGCCGCCCAGTCCAGGGGAGCACTCATCTGATCAACGAACGCACGGAACGCATCTCATAAGCAACCATCATCACTGGTTAAATAAAA is drawn from Triticum dicoccoides isolate Atlit2015 ecotype Zavitan chromosome 4A, WEW_v2.0, whole genome shotgun sequence and contains these coding sequences:
- the LOC119285489 gene encoding adenylosuccinate lyase-like, producing the protein MSAPPSLKSPATAAFLASPCLAVAPRAAVLGATAQPPRRLSCSAAVGAEARDLEMSAPLDWAARSVGELEQATDLDTFCMMALSPLDGRYFRFIKDLMPFFSEFGLIRYRVLVEVRWLLKLSQIPEVKEVPPFSEEAQLFLDAIIQDFSINDAKEVKQIEKITNHDVKAVEYYLKQKCSSNPEVAKVLEFFHFGCTSEDINNLSHALALKEGVNTIMFPVMIDVCSAICSLATENAHVPLLSKTHGQPASPTTLGKEMANFAARLSDIGKSFSEVKILGKFAGAVGNYNADVVAYPEIDWPKMTEEFVRSLGLEFNPYVTQIEPHDYISKLFNLFVQFNIVLTDFDRDMWSYISAGYFKQIPKAGEVGSSTMPHKINPINFENSEGNLSVSNGLLCTLSMKLPISRLQRDLTDSTVLRNLGVGLGHSLLAYKATMQGIKKLEVNKVRLDEDLEQTWEVLAEPIQTVMRRYGIPEPYEKLKEMTRGQAVTKDSIRKFIEGLDLPEDAQSSLLKLTPHSYTGEAENLAANIWNVVDLKSGFKIK